The Phycisphaerae bacterium genome window below encodes:
- a CDS encoding thioredoxin family protein encodes MVAVKSTMLPLGTRAPSFSLPDTEGNTVTLEDFDGAPALLVVFMCNHCPYVKHVQYGLADLAREYMDKGVAVVGINSNDVKNHPDDRPEKMAQEKERVGYPFAYLFDATQEVAKAYRAACTPDFFVFDADRKLVYRGQMDESRPGTSLPVTGHDLRMALDAALEGRTIPEDQQRPSIGCNIKWKFHNEPDYFK; translated from the coding sequence ATGGTGGCAGTCAAATCGACGATGTTGCCGTTGGGAACGCGGGCGCCGAGCTTTTCGCTGCCGGATACCGAAGGAAACACGGTAACACTGGAGGACTTCGACGGCGCGCCGGCTTTGTTGGTGGTCTTCATGTGCAACCACTGCCCATACGTCAAGCACGTCCAGTACGGCCTGGCCGACCTGGCCCGCGAGTACATGGACAAGGGCGTGGCGGTGGTCGGAATCAATTCAAACGACGTGAAAAACCACCCGGACGACCGGCCGGAGAAGATGGCCCAGGAGAAGGAGCGGGTCGGCTATCCGTTTGCGTACCTGTTCGACGCGACGCAGGAGGTGGCCAAGGCCTACCGGGCGGCGTGCACGCCGGACTTTTTCGTTTTTGACGCCGATCGCAAACTGGTCTATCGCGGGCAGATGGACGAGAGCCGGCCCGGAACGAGCCTTCCGGTGACCGGGCACGACCTGCGGATGGCCCTGGATGCCGCGCTGGAAGGCCGGACGATCCCGGAGGACCAGCAGCGGCCGAGCATCGGCTGTAACATCAAG
- a CDS encoding response regulator yields MDETPESKDEAVGGTVLIVDDNLQNLELVQAYLEELPVETVTATDGLQAMEMVEKNRPDLILLDIMMPKMSGFEVCKKLKANPATRDIPIIMITALHEISDMERGVESGTDDFLTKPVNKL; encoded by the coding sequence ATGGACGAAACCCCCGAGAGCAAAGACGAAGCGGTCGGCGGCACCGTGCTGATCGTGGATGATAACCTCCAGAACCTCGAACTGGTCCAGGCCTACCTCGAAGAACTGCCGGTCGAGACGGTCACCGCCACCGACGGCCTGCAGGCGATGGAAATGGTCGAGAAAAACCGGCCGGATCTGATCCTGCTGGACATCATGATGCCCAAAATGAGCGGCTTTGAGGTCTGCAAGAAGCTCAAGGCCAACCCGGCCACTCGCGACATCCCAATCATCATGATCACCGCCCTGCATGAGATCAGCGACATGGAGCGGGGCGTCGAGAGCGGGACCGATGACTTCCTGACCAAGCCGGTCAACAAGCTGGA